TGTCAACCAACTGTAGGAACTACAAACGAGAGCTGTGTTCTCACTGTGAATATAGATGTGATAAAGTCTGCATTTTACTTAGACCTGTTGGATCATAACTCAAACAACAAACCAGCCTAGTTCCTCTTCTAGGTATGGCCAGTCTTTTGTCATGGTGTAGCCTACCTTTATGTGCACctatatgtgtgtgtacagtaaactgtgtttgtgtgcatgcgtgtgtagtatacagtatgtatgtgtgtacagCATACTGAATGGATATTATTATGAGTGTGTAATCCTCATAGAGCTCAATCTGTCTGAGCTCACAAGACTTCAAGCTTGatcaatgtctgtctgtctggtgcatAGAGCAGGGCTTGCCTTTCACCTGCTATAGCCTCAATGTCACTGGCAGGTCCATAGTGCCATGTTGAAGACTTCCTTATTTAGTTTAGGCTATTGTAGAATAGGACTTGAAGATGTTCAGAGGCAAAGTCAAAGTATAAAATGTGGATATTCAGTGTGTCATAGATTCGTGTCTCGGTGTAGAAGTGGTAAAGATATATTATTAAGTCATTCCACAGACTCTGTGTTTGTACTGTCTGTTATGCCTCCTCACACACAGTAAATCATAATGAATGGTCTTCAGACGTGTTCTACCTGTTTCCTACACACCACTGACAGACAGTGTCATATTACTCTAAAGAGGAAGTGACATAAGACTACATAGAATAGATCAACTTCCCTGTTTGTATGTCAGATGCTTGTCAGTTTGTAAACAGTTTGTAGACACACAGAAAAGATGGACACAGTTTTACTCATAGGAAACAACTAATCTTAGTATGGGCCCCATTTTGACAAAGCAAAACAGCAGACCCAGTACTTCCAATACTTGTATGATGTCCATTTAAGGGGTGTCACTGCTTATGCAGGTTTGAAATAAAACACTGCAGATACATGATTCAAGCACAGATCGATTGCATTTCAAACTTGTTTTGAAGTCAGTGTCGCATTGAGAAGGCTGTTTGAAGCAATATAGTGTGTTTTGACAACAGCACTGCTTTGATGTCATCACAGCTAATGTATTGGATGAGTAGCTTCAACCATCAGATGAGATCATCATGCTCTATCTCTAATGGACTCTAATAGAAGTGAGAGTCATACAAGGCTCTACTATTATTTTACTACGCACACTTGTGAAATGGCATCAAGAATGTCACCGTAGACTATCAATACACATGATTTGGTATTACCACACTACTCTTTGCTACATCTTTCCTCTCAAGATCCTTGACACATTCTTATCGCATTTGTTGACCCATCATGTATTTATTGAGTGTGTCTAGTCTTACCGCATGGTGCTATGACAGGTGTTGAATGCAGCAGTCCTGTAGAGATGGATAGATACTCCCCTGTCATAAaggcctgagggagggagaggtttaGGACAACAGGATCAGGAACCAGGAACCCTGCTTGGCTAATAGACAGTCATTGACAACATAGAGAGCTAATAGACTTTTATAGACTGGTAATATGTTGACATTTAAATACGGAAGTTGAGTTGCAAGTTTATTACGAGTAACTATAGAAGTGAATGGTAGAGATGCACTTTGCAATGGATGCTGTCCGTAGTTCACAGTATTCTCCTTCGCCTTTCACTTGTTCTTCCTTGTGTAGAACAGATATGTAGAGATAATTGCCATGAATTGTGTACATTTGATTACTTTTTAAATGATCATTTGTGTGATCCTTTGTGTCTTTGGGGGGATGGTAAACCTTTACATGGGCTGACTGCTGTGTGTAGTAAGTAGCGTGAATTCAACACTCTGATCATTGTGGAAACACTCTGTTGAAGCAGTTAAACAGTTAAATCAATTCCCCAATtgacctgactgtgtgtgtgtgtgtatgtgtgtgtgtatgtgtatgtgtatgtgtatgtgtatgtgtatgtgtatgtgtatgtgtatgtgtgtgtatgtgtatgtgtatgtgtgtgtgtgtgtgtgtgtgtgtgtgtgtgtgtgtgtgtgtgtgtgtgtgtgtgtgtgtgtgttgagagagcgAGAACCCAAACCAAGACCCCTGAAATGAGGAATGGATTCTAGCCAGTGCCCAGTCATAATTATTATGATCTGTTGATTTGTCTCTTCTCTGTGAATGCTTTGTTTGAGTATGATACTATATTTAAATGATCAACTGAATAAAAACGTGTTGTTAACATGTTAAAACAATATATTTGTGTATATTGATTGCTATTGTTTATTCCGACTTGATGCACAGTTCCTATTTGGTTTTTCTGCTCTCTAACCTCTTTAatctgtcctccccctctctctcagactGCTTCGGACACTGGTTCAGTGGATGGCCCCAGAAGAGGAGACCAGATGGAAACTGGGTCACATGACCGCCGCGAGGAAGGCGGTTCGTTGAGCCTGGAACCGACCAATGGGGTGAGCCGGCAACCCAGTGACACCCATGAGGAGGGTGGAGCCGGCCTGGAGCCCCAGAGGGAGCCCCATCGGTCAGGGAGTGTTCCCCCAAGACAGGGTTGGGTACCTGGGCAGGGCAAAGCCCCCCACCCCCAGAAGCAGCTGCCCTGCAGTGGCTGGAGCAGTAGTGGTAGGACTCCTGGGAAGCACGTCCACGAGGCAGACATGGAGGACGCACACAACCTGGTAGCCTTCTCAGCCAGCGTGAGTGTGGGCTCTCTGGCCCCCAACCCCGAGCCCCAGTCCTACACCGCCCAGCTGTATGAGAAGTTTAACCAGGAGATGGGCACTGCTGAGGGGGCCGCGGCTCAAGCCAGGCTCCAAGCCCCAGAGGGAGGGAACCAGGCTAGCCCCCCAGAGGACTTGAACACCCTGCAGACTGCCCTGCAGACTGCCCTGAGCCAGGCGAGGCACGGCCACAAGCCCCCCAACTGTGACTGTGATGGGCCAGACTGCCCAGACTACCTGGAGTGGCTGGAAAAGAGGATCAAACAGGCGGGGGCAGGGGAGGAGCAGGACAACAACACACCCTGTTCCAAGATGACCGCCGACACGGTGCCTCATCAACAGCCCCCACACTCACAACAGCTccctcacccccacccccatcctcaCCCCCATGTCAATGGAGGTAACCCTCCCTCCTGTCCACCCCTTCACCCACAACAACAGGGCCAACACCCAGGCTTTGTCCCCTGCTCCCCTCAGGTCCTCTCCATCGCCAAGGAGAAGAACGTAAGTCTGCAGACGGCCATAGCCATCGAGGCCCTGACCCAGCTGTCTGCCACCGCCCCCCAGACCATGGTCCCTCCTGCCCAGGCCTCTTCCACAAGCCACCACCCCCAACAACCTCCTCTACACCTCCAGCACGGCAACCGCTTGCTCCCCTCCTCCCCCGGCCCCCtctcctcttcgtcctcctcacGGTCACAATCCGTCCCTCCTGGACTGTACCCCCAGCAGAGCCCCGTGTCGTGGGAGCAGCAGCACAGACCCCAGTCCCAGGGTCATCCGGCCCACGcctcccctctcccatcctccACTTCGCCTTTCCCCGGGCAGACCCAGGCAGGCAGCCCCCACCCTCACCCTCAGCAGTGGCAAAAGCAGCAGGCCCCTGGGGGAACCCAAGAGCAGAGGAACCAGTGGATGATGATGAACTCAGATTCCCAGCAGTCTCACTTCGCCCCTCCATCCGGTGGCCACAGCGTTGGTGACCCCATGTCTGAGCTCAAACAGCTACTTGGGGACTCCAGCGGAAAGTACATAAATAGCCCCTTCAAACTGCCTATCCTACACCACCACATCAAGCAGGAACCAGGGATGCCTCAGGTCAAGCAGGAGGTAGACTCCGGGGAGTACCAGAGCTCTGCCTGTGCCTACATGGGCGGCCGCTACGGCTTGATGAACGGCCAGCAGCAGCCTGGGTACCCTGGTCCACCTCTCTCCGCTGGCAGCACAGCCATCCACTACTCCACCCAGACAGCCCTGCAGCAACACCTTCACCACAAGAGGAACCTCTTCTCTAACCCTCCCGGCCCCCCAGGCCTCTGCCCTCCGTGGCCCACCCAGGCCTGCCAGAACCTCCGCAAGTGGTGGCCCCAACAGATGGGCCCCGAGGGCCACCTCATCCCCGTGGCCATCAAGCAGGAGCCCAAGGAGCCCAAGAGGAGGAAGAGCATGGCGGGGACATCTCCGCTCCTCAAGCAGCAACCGGGGATGCTGCTCCAGCCAGGCCCCAAACCCAAGACGATAGTCATCAAGAAAACCAAGCAGAAGGCCTCCCTGCCAACCTTCCTGCCTCACAGCCAGATCTCCATACAGAAACCGTCTCCACTCACCATGATCGGAGCCCTGCCTCTGGCCAGCACCCATCCAGGTTCTCTCCCTTTTTCTACCTTCCCCGTCCTCAGTAACCCCACTCAGGCTGCCGCTGGCCTCCCTGCCCCGGCCCAAACTCAGGTATCCATTTTAAACTCTTCTATTGTACCCTCTGTCACTGCTCCTGCCTTctctgtaaacactccagccgtCTCAACCCCTCAGCCTCTCCCTGCAGCCCCGGACGCCCCGGCTAGCTCAGGGGAGGTCAGAGCCACACAGACCTCCACCACCTCTCAGTCCATACCAGGCCTCAGCTCCCTAGACCCCAAGTTTGAGGAGCTGATCCTCCAGTTCGAGGCAGAGTTTGGGGACAGCTCATCCTCGGCCCCAGAGCCCTGCCCTCCTCAGATCCAGCCCCAGGACCAGGccccctcagcctcagcctcagcctcagcccagCCCGTGGTGATAGAGTCTCACCCCAACATTAACTCAGGACAAGCCAGGCccgcatcaccatcaccatccagcaccaccaccacccagcccTGCAGCCCTACTCCCTTAGCTTCTACCACAGCCCCACCAGCAGACCAGGTCATGGAGGTGGACAAGGAGAAGGTGTCAGGGGGTGTGAGTGAAGcatcctccacctccaccacacaGCCCTCCACTGAGAGCCCCATGGAGGAGCAGCGCGAGGGGGCccagctgcctctctccctgcgcCAAGAGGTCCAtctggagcagcagcagcacagcgtCCTTGAAGACCCCTTCACCatgcctctctccccctccgcGTCCCCGCTGCCCAAACGCATGAAGATCGAGACGAATGGGAAGGTAGCTGTCCTCTCCACTACTGGATTATTCTCTGAGGGGGGCGAGGATGACACCCCCACTAAGGACGGCTTCCCCCTCAACCCCTCCCTAAAAGGCTTCCTGGAGTCGCCGCTACGCTACCTGGACACGCCCACTAAAAGCCTGCTAGACACACCTGCCAAGGACCTCCAGGCTGAGTTCCCCACCTGCGACTGTGTCGGTGAGTAGTgcgtctgagtgtgtgtctgtgtttgtgctgAACTGACAGTTTTAATGTAGCTACATTTCGACCACTGCTGGGCCCCAGAGTTACACGTGCTTTACATTCCCAGTGAGTGGTCTGTACACAAATGTTTTGGTGTATATAATAAAAAGAGAAAACGATCTAGTATCTAGTATAGAAACACACAAACTCCTATAGAAGACAtgtatgctatcttattgaaatCATCTTACTCCATACATTTAGTATTACTAGAAGACATTAAATATACTGTACAGCAGTGACTGTTGCTAAACAG
The sequence above is a segment of the Coregonus clupeaformis isolate EN_2021a chromosome 16, ASM2061545v1, whole genome shotgun sequence genome. Coding sequences within it:
- the LOC121585020 gene encoding methylcytosine dioxygenase tet3-A-like isoform X3; this translates as METGSHDRREEGGSLSLEPTNGVSRQPSDTHEEGGAGLEPQREPHRSGSVPPRQGWVPGQGKAPHPQKQLPCSGWSSSGRTPGKHVHEADMEDAHNLVAFSASVSVGSLAPNPEPQSYTAQLYEKFNQEMGTAEGAAAQARLQAPEGGNQASPPEDLNTLQTALQTALSQARHGHKPPNCDCDGPDCPDYLEWLEKRIKQAGAGEEQDNNTPCSKMTADTVPHQQPPHSQQLPHPHPHPHPHVNGGNPPSCPPLHPQQQGQHPGFVPCSPQVLSIAKEKNVSLQTAIAIEALTQLSATAPQTMVPPAQASSTSHHPQQPPLHLQHGNRLLPSSPGPLSSSSSSRSQSVPPGLYPQQSPVSWEQQHRPQSQGHPAHASPLPSSTSPFPGQTQAGSPHPHPQQWQKQQAPGGTQEQRNQWMMMNSDSQQSHFAPPSGGHSVGDPMSELKQLLGDSSGKYINSPFKLPILHHHIKQEPGMPQVKQEVDSGEYQSSACAYMGGRYGLMNGQQQPGYPGPPLSAGSTAIHYSTQTALQQHLHHKRNLFSNPPGPPGLCPPWPTQACQNLRKWWPQQMGPEGHLIPVAIKQEPKEPKRRKSMAGTSPLLKQQPGMLLQPGPKPKTIVIKKTKQKASLPTFLPHSQISIQKPSPLTMIGALPLASTHPGSLPFSTFPVLSNPTQAAAGLPAPAQTQVSILNSSIVPSVTAPAFSVNTPAVSTPQPLPAAPDAPASSGEVRATQTSTTSQSIPGLSSLDPKFEELILQFEAEFGDSSSSAPEPCPPQIQPQDQAPSASASASAQPVVIESHPNINSGQARPASPSPSSTTTTQPCSPTPLASTTAPPADQVMEVDKEKVSGGVSEASSTSTTQPSTESPMEEQREGAQLPLSLRQEVHLEQQQHSVLEDPFTMPLSPSASPLPKRMKIETNGKVAVLSTTGLFSEGGEDDTPTKDGFPLNPSLKGFLESPLRYLDTPTKSLLDTPAKDLQAEFPTCDCVEQILEKDEGPYYNHLGSGPTVASIRELMETRYGEKGDAIRIEKVIYTGREGKSSQGCPIAKWVIRRGSEIEKLLCLVRPRPGHHCPNAIIIILIMAWEGVPRALGDKLYKELAATLTKFGNPTSRRCGLNDDRTCACQGKDPDSCGASFSFGCSWSMYFNGCKYARSKIPRKFRLAGDHPQEEDQLRDNFQDLATEVAPLYKQLAPQAYSNQCQNETKAPDCRLGLKEGRPFSGVTACMDFCAHAHKDQHNLYNGCTVVCTLTKEDNRTVGEIPEDEQLHVLPLYKAALTDEFGSEEGQRQKMRTGAIQVLNNFRREVRKLPERAKSCRQRRLDAKNRASEKKKGKQQPPTSTETLEKSVIKMEVRHAGSPVRQHGNKAIPKQEVKPTIKKEPVDQRFQPFNGQLEGYPAQSADPYHVYPSHTGYYARGGLPSNGQPPALPPPPGPVNGYRPNLPSALPYGYYNYPPNPSTLFPHELTYEGRKGSWHHTGPKFSPSPLDKKPDVQSLQARLAHTYSGPGHLELQQQHGDPANQHQRCAYPHPHQPDYNQSRPSSVSSEPSHRGTPVIKQEPMDMPVYEGGNAQSCPGTTPQPGAAGGPWPGHKPNGSMVPSSWEGNLQSPGPPEAPFTSDKQQFHQQGPHQTFQSPYLQEQYQHPPQQPSPYSQQWNSYPGPNTPMASPAPSPSPSIKVPPSPSPSPHPGTPRHWDSPVPSPQPWPIGMVPAGYSPSPTGGFPDKMWSKAGESWGSTPLGLQEKAWKSSGGSMASTPSPAPEGRLFPDALQQSAGQSQAETPRNLEEEERWSDSEHNFLDPSIGGVAVAPAHGSILIECARRELHATTPLKRPDRSHPTRISLVFYQHKNMNQPCHGQLLWEAKMKMLAERARERQQEAALLGLPYDDIKPGKKRKLGATAAGASPGPGQTTDKREGPVTRLAPTQHTTSTVTVSPYAFTTLTGPYSHFV